In Aureibaculum algae, the following are encoded in one genomic region:
- the pheS gene encoding phenylalanine--tRNA ligase subunit alpha yields MLDKVKEFINEVSAFNSNSKEEIEAFRIKYLGSKGLLKGLFAEFKNVDPKQKKEFGQALNTLKTTAEKKVETLNNALEGNGEQKSFYGDLSRPAEPIELGARHPISIVKNQIIDVFSRIGFTISEGPEIEDDWHNFTALNLPEYHPARDMQDTFFVEKHKNVEKDMLLRTHTSSVQIRYMENNKPPIRTISPGRVFRNEDISARSHCIFHQVEGLYIDTDVSFADLKQTLIYFTKEMFGKSKIRLRPSYFPFTEPSAEVDIYWGLKTETDYKITKGTGWLEIMGCGMVDPNVLKNTKIDPEKYSGFAFGMGIERIAMLLYQIPDIRMLFENDIRFLEQFKSVI; encoded by the coding sequence ATGTTAGACAAAGTAAAAGAATTCATTAACGAAGTCAGTGCTTTTAATTCCAATTCAAAAGAAGAAATTGAAGCATTTCGTATAAAATATTTAGGCAGTAAAGGTCTATTAAAAGGCTTATTTGCTGAATTTAAAAACGTAGACCCAAAGCAAAAAAAGGAATTTGGACAAGCTCTAAACACCTTAAAGACTACAGCTGAAAAAAAGGTTGAAACGCTGAATAATGCTCTGGAAGGTAATGGCGAACAAAAAAGTTTCTATGGAGACTTATCAAGGCCGGCTGAACCTATTGAATTGGGTGCAAGACATCCAATTTCTATTGTTAAAAATCAAATTATCGATGTTTTTTCTCGTATAGGGTTCACCATTTCTGAGGGCCCTGAGATAGAAGATGATTGGCATAATTTCACAGCGTTAAACTTACCAGAATACCATCCCGCAAGAGATATGCAGGATACATTTTTTGTTGAAAAGCATAAAAATGTTGAAAAAGATATGCTGTTAAGAACACATACCTCTTCTGTACAGATACGTTATATGGAGAATAACAAACCTCCAATTAGAACAATTTCTCCAGGTAGAGTTTTTAGAAATGAAGACATTTCTGCACGTTCGCATTGTATTTTTCATCAAGTGGAAGGATTGTATATAGATACAGATGTTTCCTTTGCTGATTTGAAGCAAACCTTGATTTATTTTACAAAAGAAATGTTTGGTAAATCAAAAATCAGATTACGTCCTTCTTATTTTCCTTTTACGGAACCAAGTGCCGAAGTTGATATTTACTGGGGGTTGAAAACAGAAACAGATTATAAAATAACAAAAGGAACTGGTTGGTTAGAAATTATGGGTTGTGGTATGGTTGACCCTAATGTCTTGAAAAACACTAAAATTGATCCTGAAAAATATAGTGGATTTGCATTTGGAATGGGTATTGAACGTATTGCAATGTTGTTATACCAAATTCCAGATATTAGAATGCTTTTTGAAAATGATATCCGATTTTTAGAACAATTTAAATCTGTGATTTAA
- a CDS encoding DUF5687 family protein has product MISRFFSLQWKQFFRSSYWQKSMALNIVMVFFALYFILMFLGLGFGLYPILKDKFPTQDPLLIVNGFLFYWLLGDLLMRFFFQKLPVMNIKPLLTLPIKRSSIIHYVLGKSAISFFNFLPLFTVIPFAVILLINGYGASVVFTWMFLIITLTLITNFLNFIIESKSAETELSFLPILAFSGILFGLNYFNIVSFNDLVGSAVNAITANPLILIIPIGILILLYYTNFTSLKQKLYIDRSLKAKTEIATTTDMAWTRRFGSVAPFLQLDLKLLWRNKRPRSSVFIVAIGLLYGLIFYPNPVYQNMVSFYVFVGIFVTGIFMINFGQFIPAWDSGYYKLLMSQNIKYKEYLNSKYTLMMMSAILMFVISIPYVYFGWKVLVVHFAAMIYNIGVNTHVLLYGGSFNRKKIDLTQRAAFNYQGTGAVQWIIGFPLMIIPMIFFYIPYKFINFEAGITTLIILGIIGIVFHEKIMKGITKRYIDTKYKMINAFDQDN; this is encoded by the coding sequence ATGATCTCAAGATTTTTCAGCTTACAATGGAAACAGTTTTTCCGCTCTTCATATTGGCAAAAAAGCATGGCATTAAATATTGTAATGGTATTTTTTGCATTGTATTTTATACTTATGTTTTTAGGCCTTGGTTTTGGCCTTTACCCTATACTAAAAGATAAATTTCCGACTCAAGACCCATTACTAATTGTCAATGGATTTTTATTCTATTGGTTGTTGGGCGATTTATTAATGCGATTTTTCTTTCAGAAATTGCCGGTAATGAACATAAAACCGTTGCTAACTTTACCTATAAAAAGAAGCAGTATTATACATTATGTTTTGGGTAAATCAGCCATTTCATTTTTCAATTTTTTACCATTATTTACGGTTATCCCTTTTGCTGTGATATTACTAATAAACGGATATGGAGCTTCAGTAGTTTTTACTTGGATGTTTTTGATAATTACCCTAACACTGATTACTAACTTTTTAAATTTTATTATAGAAAGTAAATCTGCCGAAACAGAATTGTCATTTTTACCAATTTTAGCTTTTTCAGGAATCTTATTTGGACTTAACTATTTTAATATTGTTTCATTTAATGACTTAGTGGGTAGTGCTGTAAATGCCATCACTGCAAATCCGTTAATCTTAATTATTCCAATAGGAATTTTGATCTTATTGTACTATACCAACTTCACATCTTTAAAACAGAAATTATATATAGACCGATCGCTAAAAGCGAAAACGGAAATTGCCACCACAACAGACATGGCTTGGACCCGAAGATTTGGCTCTGTAGCTCCCTTTTTACAACTTGATTTAAAATTGCTATGGCGTAACAAAAGACCCCGTTCTTCAGTTTTTATTGTGGCCATTGGTTTGCTTTATGGATTGATTTTTTACCCGAACCCTGTATATCAAAATATGGTTAGTTTTTATGTATTTGTAGGGATTTTCGTAACTGGAATTTTTATGATCAATTTTGGTCAATTTATTCCCGCATGGGATAGTGGTTATTACAAATTATTGATGAGTCAAAACATTAAATACAAAGAATACCTAAATTCAAAATATACATTAATGATGATGAGTGCCATTTTAATGTTTGTGATCAGCATACCTTATGTTTATTTTGGTTGGAAAGTTTTAGTGGTTCATTTCGCTGCTATGATCTATAACATTGGAGTTAATACGCATGTGCTTTTATATGGAGGTTCTTTTAATCGTAAAAAAATTGATTTAACCCAAAGAGCTGCTTTTAATTACCAAGGTACTGGAGCCGTGCAATGGATTATCGGATTTCCCTTAATGATTATTCCGATGATTTTCTTTTACATTCCTTATAAGTTTATCAATTTTGAAGCAGGTATTACAACCCTTATCATTTTAGGAATTATTGGGATTGTTTTTCATGAAAAAATAATGAAAGGTATTACCAAAAGATATATAGACACAAAATACAAGATGATTAATGCCTTTGACCAAGATAACTAG
- a CDS encoding AIR synthase related protein, with translation MSSSSDQRYNLRGVSASKEDVHKAISNIDKGLFPKAFCKIVPDYLTNDDEYCLIMHADGAGTKSSLAYMYWKETGDISVWKGIAQDALIMNVDDLLCVGATDNIILSSTIGRNKNLIPGDVISAIINGTEELITDLEKHGVTIKSTGGETADVGDLVRTIIVDSTVTARLKRSDVIDNANIKAGDVIVGLSSFGQATYETEYNGGMGSNGLTSARHDVFGKYLAEKYPESFDHAVPDDLVYSGKVKLTDAIENSPINAGKLVLSPTRTYAPIISEILKQYRAEINGMVHCSGGAQTKILHFIDNLHIIKDNLFDVPPLFQLIQEQSNTDWREMYQVFNCGHRMELYVPEAIANDIIKISNSFNVDAQVIGKVEASSTKKLTIKSEFGTFVY, from the coding sequence ATGAGCTCATCTTCAGACCAACGATATAACCTCAGAGGCGTTTCTGCATCAAAAGAAGATGTACATAAAGCCATAAGCAATATAGACAAAGGACTTTTTCCTAAAGCCTTCTGTAAGATAGTTCCCGATTATTTAACTAATGATGATGAATATTGCCTGATTATGCACGCAGATGGTGCGGGTACAAAATCTTCATTGGCCTATATGTATTGGAAAGAAACTGGCGATATTTCAGTTTGGAAAGGTATTGCTCAAGATGCATTAATTATGAACGTTGATGATTTATTATGTGTTGGAGCAACGGATAACATTATACTTTCATCAACCATTGGGCGTAACAAAAACTTAATTCCCGGAGATGTAATCTCTGCCATAATAAACGGTACAGAAGAACTAATTACCGACCTAGAAAAACATGGGGTTACTATAAAATCAACAGGAGGAGAAACTGCCGATGTTGGTGATTTAGTAAGAACCATAATTGTAGATTCTACCGTAACAGCAAGATTAAAACGTAGTGATGTTATTGATAATGCTAATATAAAGGCGGGTGATGTTATTGTTGGATTGTCTTCTTTTGGACAAGCGACTTACGAAACAGAATATAATGGCGGAATGGGTAGTAACGGTTTAACCTCTGCCAGACATGATGTTTTTGGAAAGTACTTAGCTGAAAAATATCCGGAAAGTTTTGATCACGCTGTACCTGACGATTTAGTATATTCTGGAAAGGTAAAACTTACGGACGCTATTGAAAATTCACCTATAAATGCTGGTAAATTGGTACTATCACCAACCAGAACATACGCTCCAATTATCAGCGAAATTTTGAAGCAATATAGAGCTGAAATTAACGGAATGGTGCATTGTAGTGGTGGGGCACAAACCAAAATTCTTCATTTTATAGACAATTTACACATCATTAAAGATAATTTATTTGATGTACCTCCTTTGTTTCAATTGATTCAAGAACAGTCAAATACCGATTGGAGAGAAATGTATCAAGTATTTAATTGTGGTCATAGAATGGAATTATATGTTCCTGAAGCCATTGCTAACGATATTATTAAAATTTCTAATTCATTTAATGTCGATGCTCAAGTTATTGGTAAAGTTGAAGCATCATCAACAAAAAAACTTACTATTAAAAGTGAATTTGGTACATTTGTGTACTAA
- a CDS encoding ThuA domain-containing protein, with protein MKSILKLTTIIILMLAISCTTKSKEKKILVFTKTAGFKHKSIPAGATAILKMGAENGFLVDTTDNANWFTEEKLKTYSAVVFLNTTGDVLNQSQQSNFERYIQAGGGYVGIHAATDTEYDWPWYGKLAGAYFENHPKIQEATLTIVDNKHLSTQHLDSTWIKTDEWYNFKNINPDINVLIKVDENSYKGGKNPENHPISWYHDYDGGKSFYTELGHTDETYKNPKFIDHLLGGIRYTIGDNILDYGKATTEKIPEENRFVKTVLDFNLDEPMELDELPGKGILFIERRGTLKLFDFKENKTKEIAKLDVFYGNEDGLLGLAVDPNYEKNNWIYLFYSKPGDEPLQHISRFNLVDNKLILESEKLLLEVPVIRKCCHSGGALEFGPKGNLFITIGDNTNPFQSDGYAPIDEREGRALWDAQKSASNTNDLRGKILRIKPEDNGTYSIPKGNLFPEGTDKTRPEIYIMGNRNPFRLSIDSKTGFVYWGDIGPDAGKDNPNRGPKGMGEFDQAREAGYYGWPYTRGNNQPYNDFDFTTNTSGPKFDPNNIINNSPNNTGIQKLPPVKESQIWFSYDASEEFPWLGIGGVNPMSGPVFHKDDSPNAKETFPEYFENKLFVYEWMRDWIYVVTLDDNYDYVKADAFMPNSEFSHPMDMIFGSDGNMYVLEYGQSWNTRNMDARLDRIEYIKGNRKPIAMIKNDHTIGGEPLTINFRGDLSEDYDNDELTYEWSYNGIVQSTEINPTITFDKIGTYTVKLKVTDKSGESATASQKILVGNDIPEITITTDESNPFYWKGKTVAYDISVKDKQDGTTTNNGIDQKDVKVSLNYIPQGRDMVKATIGHQQIIDPEGKTIIDNADCKACHAIDKKVNGPSYKDIANKYSKKDTGHLINKILNGGSGVWGETMMVAHPTLSTSDANKIVDYVLSLKLESDDTKLLPLKGTLTFNEHDTNDKNGVYILTASYTDKGKEGLESAELTGRKQLIFKPPYLEAQKANKKSDGLSNWNANGNNLVGSIKDNSFLKFNKIDLNGLKSIDFTAYFGKNYNYEGILEIRIGSKTGQLIGTTKLNYFSKDKGELKVSNIKITPTNEVTDFFLVFKNGADKQQFICNANAIQLNY; from the coding sequence ATGAAATCAATCTTAAAGCTTACCACCATTATTATCTTAATGTTGGCTATTTCGTGTACAACAAAATCTAAAGAGAAAAAAATCCTTGTTTTTACCAAAACAGCGGGATTTAAACATAAATCTATACCCGCTGGAGCAACTGCTATTCTTAAAATGGGAGCCGAAAACGGTTTTTTAGTTGACACTACTGATAATGCCAATTGGTTTACGGAAGAAAAACTAAAAACCTATTCTGCCGTTGTATTCTTAAATACGACTGGTGATGTTTTAAATCAAAGTCAACAATCAAATTTTGAACGCTATATTCAAGCAGGCGGTGGTTATGTTGGTATACATGCTGCCACTGATACGGAATATGATTGGCCTTGGTATGGTAAATTAGCTGGTGCCTATTTCGAAAACCATCCTAAAATTCAAGAAGCTACCTTAACTATAGTTGACAATAAACACCTTTCTACGCAACATCTGGACAGTACTTGGATAAAAACGGACGAATGGTATAATTTCAAAAATATCAATCCTGATATTAATGTTCTCATCAAAGTAGATGAAAACAGTTATAAAGGAGGAAAAAATCCTGAAAATCATCCAATAAGCTGGTACCACGATTATGATGGTGGTAAATCTTTTTACACTGAATTAGGACATACAGATGAAACCTATAAAAATCCTAAATTTATCGATCATTTATTAGGAGGTATACGCTATACTATTGGAGATAACATTTTAGATTACGGAAAAGCAACCACAGAAAAAATACCTGAAGAAAATAGATTTGTAAAAACAGTATTAGATTTTAACCTTGATGAACCAATGGAATTGGATGAGTTACCTGGAAAAGGTATCTTATTTATTGAAAGAAGAGGTACTTTAAAATTATTTGACTTTAAAGAGAACAAAACAAAGGAAATTGCCAAACTAGATGTGTTTTATGGAAATGAAGATGGTTTATTAGGCTTAGCTGTTGATCCTAACTATGAAAAAAACAACTGGATTTACCTCTTTTATTCTAAACCAGGAGATGAACCTCTACAGCATATTTCTCGTTTTAATTTAGTTGATAACAAACTCATACTTGAGTCTGAAAAATTATTACTTGAAGTACCCGTTATAAGAAAATGCTGTCATAGCGGTGGTGCATTAGAATTTGGCCCAAAAGGCAATTTATTTATAACGATTGGCGACAATACCAATCCATTTCAATCTGATGGATATGCTCCCATTGATGAGCGAGAAGGAAGAGCTCTTTGGGATGCCCAAAAATCTGCTTCAAATACCAACGATTTACGCGGAAAAATTCTTAGAATTAAACCTGAAGATAATGGCACCTATTCTATTCCAAAAGGAAATTTATTTCCAGAAGGCACTGATAAAACCCGTCCAGAAATTTACATAATGGGTAATAGAAATCCTTTTCGACTTTCAATTGATAGTAAAACAGGTTTTGTATATTGGGGAGATATTGGCCCTGATGCAGGAAAAGACAATCCTAACAGAGGACCTAAAGGAATGGGTGAATTTGACCAAGCCAGAGAAGCAGGATATTATGGCTGGCCATATACTCGAGGAAATAACCAACCCTATAATGATTTTGATTTTACCACAAACACATCAGGTCCAAAATTTGACCCAAATAATATCATCAACAACTCACCAAACAATACAGGTATTCAAAAATTACCGCCTGTAAAAGAATCACAAATTTGGTTTTCTTATGATGCCTCTGAAGAATTTCCATGGTTGGGAATTGGAGGTGTAAACCCAATGTCGGGTCCCGTTTTTCACAAAGATGATTCGCCAAATGCAAAGGAAACTTTTCCTGAGTATTTTGAAAATAAATTATTCGTTTATGAGTGGATGCGTGACTGGATTTATGTGGTTACTTTAGATGATAATTATGACTATGTAAAAGCGGATGCTTTTATGCCAAATTCTGAATTTTCTCATCCTATGGATATGATTTTTGGTTCTGATGGTAATATGTATGTTTTAGAATATGGTCAATCTTGGAACACAAGAAATATGGATGCTCGTTTAGACCGTATTGAATATATTAAAGGGAATAGAAAACCTATCGCTATGATTAAAAATGATCATACGATTGGAGGTGAGCCACTCACTATAAATTTTAGAGGTGATTTGTCTGAAGATTACGACAATGATGAGCTAACTTATGAGTGGTCTTATAATGGCATAGTTCAATCTACGGAAATAAACCCAACAATTACTTTTGACAAGATTGGCACCTATACTGTTAAACTAAAAGTTACAGATAAGTCAGGCGAAAGTGCAACGGCAAGTCAAAAAATACTTGTTGGTAATGACATTCCTGAAATTACCATTACAACAGATGAATCCAATCCTTTTTATTGGAAAGGAAAAACTGTTGCTTATGACATTTCGGTAAAAGATAAACAAGATGGTACCACCACAAATAATGGTATAGACCAAAAAGATGTTAAAGTCTCTTTAAACTACATTCCGCAAGGTAGAGATATGGTAAAGGCTACCATAGGTCATCAACAAATCATAGATCCTGAAGGTAAAACAATCATTGACAATGCTGATTGTAAGGCTTGTCATGCTATTGATAAAAAAGTGAACGGACCAAGTTATAAGGATATTGCTAATAAATATAGTAAAAAGGATACTGGACATCTGATTAACAAAATTTTAAATGGAGGTTCAGGAGTTTGGGGTGAAACCATGATGGTAGCACACCCTACTTTAAGCACAAGTGATGCAAACAAAATTGTTGATTATGTTTTATCATTAAAATTAGAAAGTGACGACACTAAATTATTACCGTTAAAAGGAACCTTAACTTTTAATGAACATGATACAAATGACAAAAATGGTGTTTACATTCTAACAGCTTCATATACCGATAAAGGAAAAGAAGGTTTAGAAAGTGCTGAATTAACCGGGCGTAAACAACTCATTTTTAAACCACCTTACCTAGAAGCTCAAAAAGCTAATAAAAAAAGTGATGGGCTTAGTAACTGGAATGCCAATGGAAATAATCTTGTAGGTTCAATTAAGGATAATTCATTTCTTAAATTCAATAAAATAGATTTGAACGGGTTGAAAAGTATCGATTTTACAGCATATTTTGGCAAAAATTATAATTACGAAGGAATATTAGAAATAAGAATTGGTTCAAAAACTGGTCAATTAATTGGCACAACCAAATTGAATTATTTCAGTAAAGACAAGGGGGAATTAAAAGTATCTAACATAAAAATTACTCCTACAAATGAAGTTACAGACTTCTTTCTAGTATTTAAAAATGGAGCTGATAAACAGCAATTTATTTGTAATGCAAATGCAATACAGTTAAATTATTAG
- a CDS encoding ABC transporter ATP-binding protein, with protein sequence MIQVTNISKKYGQTTVLQLENLEIPKGQSFGLVGNNGAGKTTFFNLLLDLIQPTTGAITNNEIQVDKSEDWKPFTAAFIDESFLIGYLTPEEYFYFIGELRGMNKADVDTFLEPFEELFNGEIIGKRKYLRDLSKGNQKKAGIVAALIGNPEVIILDEPFANLDPTTQIRLKKLLKSLTEENKATILISSHDLGHVTEVCERIVVLEKGELIKDIETSEATLKELEGHFSV encoded by the coding sequence ATGATACAAGTAACAAATATTTCAAAAAAATACGGGCAAACCACGGTTTTACAATTAGAAAATTTAGAAATTCCAAAAGGACAATCATTTGGATTGGTAGGTAACAATGGAGCTGGGAAAACTACCTTTTTCAATCTGTTGTTAGACTTAATACAACCTACTACAGGTGCTATTACAAATAACGAAATTCAAGTAGACAAAAGTGAAGATTGGAAACCTTTCACAGCTGCTTTTATAGATGAAAGTTTTTTGATTGGTTACCTAACTCCTGAAGAATATTTCTATTTTATTGGTGAGCTACGTGGCATGAACAAAGCTGATGTTGATACTTTTTTAGAACCCTTTGAAGAATTATTTAATGGTGAAATTATAGGAAAACGTAAATATTTACGTGATTTATCTAAAGGAAATCAGAAAAAAGCTGGAATTGTAGCTGCCTTAATTGGAAATCCTGAAGTTATAATTTTAGATGAACCATTTGCCAATTTAGACCCAACCACTCAAATTCGTCTTAAAAAATTACTAAAGTCTTTAACAGAAGAAAATAAAGCTACAATTTTAATTTCTAGTCACGACCTTGGCCATGTTACTGAAGTCTGTGAACGCATTGTGGTGTTGGAAAAAGGAGAATTGATTAAAGATATTGAAACTTCAGAAGCTACCTTAAAAGAATTAGAAGGTCATTTTTCAGTTTAA
- the gdhA gene encoding NADP-specific glutamate dehydrogenase has translation MKSKIKDFMGYVKVRNTNEPEFLQAVHEVAETVIPFIEENHKYKDKMLLERMVEPERTLMFRVPWLDDNGKIQVNRGYRIEFNSAIGPYKGGLRFHPSVNISILKFLGFEQVFKNSLTTLPMGGGKGGSDFNPKGKSDNEVMKFCQAFMSELFRHIGENTDVPAGDIGVGGREIGFLFGQYKKLRNEFTGVLTGKGMSFGGSLIRPEATGYGAVYFAENMLKAQNKSIKGKIVLVSGSGNVAQYACEKATQLGAKVVTMSDSSGYIYDAAGIDADKLAFIMELKNVKRGRIDQYLEKYPTAKFYKEETPWTIKCDIAMPCATQNELHGDHAKTLIKNGCICVCEGANMPSTAEAIRIFQDAKILFSPGKASNAGGVSVSGLEMSQNSLRYNWTNDKVDTKLHEIMNDIHEVCVTYGKDKDGYVDYVKGANIAGFVKVADAMLGQGVV, from the coding sequence ATGAAATCGAAAATTAAAGATTTTATGGGTTACGTTAAAGTACGTAATACCAACGAGCCCGAGTTTTTACAAGCAGTACATGAAGTTGCAGAGACTGTTATTCCATTTATAGAAGAAAACCATAAATATAAAGACAAGATGTTGTTAGAGCGAATGGTTGAACCTGAACGTACGCTAATGTTTAGAGTGCCTTGGCTAGATGATAACGGAAAGATACAAGTAAATAGAGGGTATCGGATAGAGTTTAATTCTGCCATTGGTCCGTATAAAGGAGGATTACGATTTCATCCATCAGTAAATATTAGTATTCTTAAATTTTTAGGTTTTGAGCAGGTTTTTAAAAATTCTCTAACCACATTGCCAATGGGTGGTGGTAAAGGAGGTTCTGATTTTAACCCAAAAGGAAAATCAGATAATGAAGTAATGAAATTTTGCCAAGCATTTATGTCGGAATTATTTCGTCATATTGGTGAGAATACAGACGTGCCTGCTGGTGATATTGGAGTAGGAGGTAGAGAAATTGGGTTTCTATTTGGACAATACAAAAAATTAAGAAATGAGTTTACAGGTGTTTTAACAGGTAAAGGAATGTCATTTGGAGGTTCATTAATTAGACCTGAAGCTACAGGTTATGGTGCCGTATACTTTGCAGAAAACATGTTAAAAGCCCAGAATAAAAGTATAAAAGGAAAAATAGTTTTGGTTTCTGGTTCTGGTAACGTGGCACAATATGCTTGTGAAAAAGCGACTCAATTAGGGGCGAAAGTGGTTACGATGTCAGATTCTTCTGGATATATTTACGATGCAGCTGGGATAGATGCTGATAAGTTGGCCTTTATTATGGAATTAAAAAATGTAAAACGTGGAAGAATAGACCAGTATTTAGAAAAATACCCAACTGCGAAATTTTATAAAGAGGAAACCCCTTGGACTATAAAATGTGATATTGCCATGCCATGTGCCACTCAAAATGAGCTCCATGGTGATCATGCGAAAACCTTGATAAAAAATGGTTGTATTTGTGTTTGTGAAGGTGCTAATATGCCGAGTACAGCTGAAGCCATTCGGATTTTTCAAGATGCTAAAATATTATTTTCACCAGGTAAGGCTTCAAATGCAGGAGGCGTTTCAGTATCTGGGTTAGAAATGAGTCAAAACTCGTTACGTTATAATTGGACGAATGACAAAGTAGATACTAAATTACATGAAATTATGAATGATATTCATGAAGTTTGTGTAACCTATGGTAAAGATAAGGATGGTTATGTAGACTATGTTAAAGGTGCAAATATTGCAGGTTTTGTAAAAGTAGCTGACGCCATGTTAGGACAAGGAGTGGTGTAA
- a CDS encoding retropepsin-like aspartic protease, producing the protein MSLKAFLLNKKYISIKLKKIATNHFEIKAKINGIKGRFILDTGASNSCVGFDEIETFGLKTEDSEHKAAGAGSAEIDTQISKKNKIEISDFKIKKIPLVLIDLAHINNALTKQEAKPVNGIIGADVLEKGNAIIDYKKRKLYLSK; encoded by the coding sequence ATGAGTCTGAAAGCCTTTTTATTAAACAAAAAGTACATTAGCATCAAATTAAAAAAAATTGCCACCAATCATTTTGAAATAAAAGCTAAAATTAATGGTATAAAAGGACGATTTATTTTAGATACTGGTGCTTCAAACTCATGTGTTGGTTTTGATGAGATAGAAACTTTTGGTTTAAAAACCGAAGATTCAGAACATAAAGCTGCGGGTGCAGGATCGGCAGAAATTGACACTCAAATTTCAAAAAAAAACAAAATTGAAATAAGCGATTTCAAAATAAAAAAAATACCACTTGTATTAATTGATTTAGCACATATTAACAACGCCCTAACAAAACAAGAAGCCAAACCGGTTAACGGAATTATTGGTGCCGATGTTTTAGAAAAAGGCAATGCTATTATAGATTACAAAAAGCGTAAATTATACCTTTCAAAATAA